In the Lepisosteus oculatus isolate fLepOcu1 chromosome 6, fLepOcu1.hap2, whole genome shotgun sequence genome, one interval contains:
- the pitrm1 gene encoding presequence protease, mitochondrial — translation MLRQTSAVVKKLRYLRFFGQRTWRYNSSSATERALQYEGGEKIHGFTVKQVTAVPDLFLTAVKLTHDDTGAQYLHVARDDSNNLFSVQFRTTPMDSTGVPHILEHTVLCGSEKYPCRDPFFKMLNRSLSTFMNAFTASDYTMYPFSTQNSKDFQNLLSVYLDAVFFPQLRELDFWQEGWRLENENPTDPKSHLVFKGVVFNEMKGAFSDNESLYAQHLQNKLFPDHTYSVVSGGEPLAILDLSWEQLKQFHATHYHPSNARFFTYGDLPLEQHLKQIHEEALSRFQRTEPNTAVPPQPRWNNSREDHVTCGVDALAPDPTKQSTVCVSFLLGDITDTFEAFTLNLLSSLMVSGPNSPFYKALIEPKFGTHFSPVVGYNGSTKEASFSVGLQGIAEKDIEKVRQIISQTFNEIIDNGFEEERIEALLHKIEIQMKHQSTSFGLALASFIATSWNHDGDPVVVLKISDQVSRFRQCLKDNPHFLQQKVKQYFKDNTHNLTLSMSPDELYFEKQAKAEEEKLQQKVERLSESDKKDIYEKGLQLLSLQSTSQDASCLPSLKVSDIQPTIPVTPVEMGSAGEVPVQYCAQPTNGMVYFRAMCSLNTLPEDLKIYVPLFCNVITKMGCGALDYRQQAQQIELKTGGMSVTPQVIPDCTDLDMYEQGILLTSLCLERNLPDMLNLWGDIFNSAHFDNEEHLRVLVMMAAQELSNGVSYSGHLYAMIRAGRTLTSAGELQETFDGMHQVKFMKRITEMADLTAVLRKLPRIKKHLLSPENMRCAVNATPQKMSEAATEVEKLMGTIERKKKDRKTVRPNVIEKALDPLASSSGSGASRKLISDPTFKPCQMKTYFQLPFPVNHVSECVRTVPYTHQDYASLCILARLMTAKFLHGEIREKGGSYGGGAKMGHGGLFAFYSYRDPNSVQTLAAFRNGVEWAKAGKFTQQDIDEATLSVFSAVDAPIAPSDKGMNRFLCGITDEMKQKHREQLFAVTHKSLTDVANRYLGIGQRTHGIAILGPENETINKDPSWVVR, via the exons ATGCTGAGGCAGACGTCAGCTGTGGTAAAGAAGCTTAGATATTTAAG gttTTTTGGTCAGAGGACGTGGAGATACAACAGCAGCTCCGCCACAGAAAGAGCACTCCAATATGAAGGGGGAGAGAAAATCCACGGTTTCACAGTTAAACAG GTAACAGCCGTTCCTGACTTGTTTCTCACTGCTGTCAAACTGACCCATGACGATACTGGAGCTCAGTACCTTCATGTAGCAAGAGATGACTCCAACAATCTTTTCAG TGTTCAGTTTAGGACAACACCAATGGACAGCACTGGTGTGCCCCATATTCTAGAGCACACAGTACTATGTGGCTCTGAGAAATACCCCTGCAGGGATCCCTTCTTCAAAATGCTGAACCGATCTTTGTCCACATTCATGAATGCTTTCACAG CTAGTGATTACACGATGTATCCATTTTCCACACAAAATAGCAAAGACTTTCAGAATCTCCTTTCTGTGTATCTGGATGCTGTATTTTTCCCTCAACTTCGAGAACTGGATTTTTG gCAAGAAGGCTGgagacttgaaaatgaaaatcccACAGATCCAAAGTCTCatttagtttttaaaggagTGGTTTTTAATGAAATGAAGGGTGCATTT TCAGATAATGAGAGTCTGTATGCTCAGCACCTCCAAAATAAGCTCTTCCCTGACCACACTTACTCGGTGGTCTCCGGTGGGGAGCCACTGGCCATCCTTGACCTTTCTTGGGAGCAGTTGAAACAGTTCCATGCAACACACTATCATCCAAGCAATGCAAG GTTTTTCACCTATGGAGATCTGCCTCTGGAGCAGCACTTAAAACAAATTCATGAGGAGGCACTCTCCAGATTTCAGCGTACTGAGCCAAACACTGCTGTCCCTCCACAGCCTCGCTGGAACAATTCG AGGGAGGACCATGTGACATGTGGCGTGGATGCCCTAGCTCCTGATCCTACCAAACAgagcactgtgtgtgtgagcttCCTCCTGGGAGA CATTACAGATACCTTTGAAGCTTTTACATTGAATCTTCTGTCTTCCCTGATGGTTTCTGGACCCAACTCGCCATTCTACAAAGCCCTAATTGAGCCGAAGTTTGGAACACATTTCTCTCCTGTTGTGGG ATATAATGGAAGCACTAAGGAGGCCTCCTTCAGTGTAGGATTGCAGGGAATTGCTGAAAAAGACATTGAAAAAGTTAGACAAATAATCAGCCAAACATTCAATGAGATCATAGA CAATGGATTTGAGGAGGAAAGAATAGAAGCCCTTCTTCATAAAATTGAAATCCAGATGAAGCATCAGTCCACTAGTTTTGGACTGGCTCTGGCTTCA TTTATTGCTACGTCTTGGAATCATGATGGAGACCCAGTGGTAGTCTTAAAAATCAGTGACCAAGTGTCCAGATTTAGACAATGCCTAAAGGATAATCCTCACTTTCTTCagcaaaaagtaaaacaatacTTCAAG GACAATACACACAACCTGACACTATCCATGAGTCCAGATGAGTTGTACTTTGAAAAGCAGGCTAAAGCTGAGGAAGAAAAACTACAGCAAAAGGTGGAGAGACTGTCTGAGAGTGACAAGAAGGACATATATGAAAAGG GTTTGCAGTTGTTATCTCTTCAGAGTACTTCACAAGATGCATCTTGCCTTCCCAGTTTGAAAGTATCTGACATTCAGCCAACCATCCCAGTGACTCCTGTAGAGATGGGAAGTGCAG GTGAGGTTCCAGTGCAGTACTGTGCCCAGCCTACCAATGGCATGGTGTATTTCAGGGCAATGTGCAGCCTCAACACCCTTCCTGAGGATCTCAAAATTTATGTCCCTCTCTTCTGCAATGTCATTACTAA aatgggttgtggtgctctggACTATAGACAACAGGCTCAGCAAATTGAACTGAAAACTGGGGGAATGTCTGTTACTCCACAAGTTATCCCTGACTGCACTGACCTAGATATGTATGAGCAG GGAATTCTTCTCACTTCTTTGTGCTTGGAGAGAAACCTTCCTGATATGCTGAATCTCTGGGGTGATATATTCAACAG TGCCCACTTTGATAATGAAGAACATTTACGGGTCCTGGTAATGATGGCAGCTCAGGAGCTCTCTAACGGAGTTTCTTATTCTGGACACCTGTATGCCATGATCAGAGCTGGTAGGACCCTAACATCTGCTGGAGAACTGCAGGAAACATTTGATGGCATGCACCAG GTAAAATTTATGAAGAGAATTACAGAGATGGCAGACCTCACCGCAGTACTGCGCAAGCTGCCAAGAATTAAGAAACACCTTCTCTCCCCAGAGAATATGAG GTGTGCAGTGAATGCCACTCCACAGAAGATGTCGGAAGCAGCTACGGAGGTTGAGAAACTCATGGGCACTATtgagagaaagaagaaagatcGTAAAACAGTCCGACCCAATGTCATTGAG AAAGCTCTGGATCCCTTGGCTTCCTCTTCTGGATCAGGTGCTAGCAGAAAGCTTATTTCT GATCCAACCTTCAAGCCCTGCCAGATGAAAACCTATTTTCAGCTTCCCTTCCCTGTGAACCACGTGAGCGAATGTGTCCGAACTGTTCCTTATACTCACCAGGACTATGCCAG TCTCTGTATACTTGCTCGGCTGATGACGGCGAAGTTCCTTCATGGAGAAATCCGAGAGAAAGGAGGGTCTTATGGAGGGGGTGCAAAGATGGGTCACGGAGGTTTATTTGCCTTCTATTCATACAG GGACCCAAACTCTGTGCAAACACTTGCTGCCTTCAGAAATGGAGTAGAGTGGGCAAAGGCGGGAAAATTCACCCAACAGGACATTGATGAAGCGACATTGTCAGTCTTTTCTGCTGTCGATGCTCCTATAGCACCTTCAGACAAAG GTATGAATCGATTCCTGTGTGGCATCACCGATGAGATGAAGCAGAAGCACAGAGAACAGCTCTTCGCTGTTACACACAAAAGCCTGACTGATGTGGCTAACAg gTATCTTGGAATTGGACAGAGAACACATGGAATAGCAATCCTTGGacctgaaaatgaaacaatcaACAAGGACCCATCCTGGGTCGTTAGATAA